The following are encoded together in the Mobula hypostoma unplaced genomic scaffold, sMobHyp1.1 scaffold_199, whole genome shotgun sequence genome:
- the LOC134342264 gene encoding NACHT, LRR and PYD domains-containing protein 3-like: MSPSSDITELLASWNDFQLLQLTDFYRDRLEQAMERGVYGLSLALKDENQFSGEEHRKISDLADKGERADSSKLLLSLVMEKGSSARRVMWETFVKMRIGVAKFDKILKEIQEHGYVPVHRPIREIPRGLKDVQQKHKETLWAQTETLRVNTILMREKVKFFQLVDRYAELTVISTVRDRTLVEHELLARGRDHEEWRAKHLRRHLEKIRTDQLFQSSFSWSNSKSGRKAAVAGVAGIGKTTMVQKIVYDWAIGKIYQQFQFVFSFKFRDLNSINCRINLRELILDRYPYFGNVLREVWKNPEGLLFIFDGLDEFKHRIDFADSRRDTEPKHQCPDPEWWCEVSDIVYSLIQGKLLPGCSVLVTTRPTALHLLEKAEIGIWAEILGFVGEERKEYFIRHFEDEMVAAAVFKHVEENEILYTMSYNPSYCWILALALGPFFTQRVRDPQRVPKTITQLYSYYIYNILKNHGCEIENPRDVLLRVGQMAFRGVSEKKIVFTDGDLINYSLQPSQFLSGFLMELLEREDSARCVVYTFPHLTIQEFVAAVAQFLTLNPGDILKFLTEAHYTTDGRFEVFLRFVAGLSSPMTARGLEEFLGPFPHQTTCRVIDWVKEEVKRQSGNTERKGGKRSLLNTLHYLFESQNYGLVQAALESAEVLSFSGMTLTPIDCAVLSHVIGLCGTIKHLNLQECRIQCEGIQRLGPVLHRCQELRLGGNELGDLEVKLVSVALRNPECKIQKLWLNHVGLTDSGGKYFISALSTSPSLTELDLSGNKLGDSGVKLVSATLRNPECKIQKLELNRVGLTDSGVEDLVSAFSTIPSLTGLGLSGNKLGDSGVKLVSAALRNPECKIQTLRLENVGLTDSGVEDLASALRTNPSLTGLGLSGNKLGDSGVRLMFAALRNPECKIQTLRLNNVDLTDAGAEDLVSALSTKPSLMGLDLGSNSLTDRSVPALRHLILNLPSLKQIWLGDNEFSETGEKELTPLQGVRPGLTVIL; this comes from the exons ATGA GTCCGAGCTCTGATATCACCGAGCTCCTGGCAAGCTGGAATGATTTCCAGCTGCTGCAGCTGACGGACTTCTACCGGGACAGGCTGGAGCAGGCGATGGAAAGAGGAGTGTACGGATTGAGCCTGGCGTTAAAGGATGAGAATCAGTTCAGCGGAGAGGAACACCGG AAAATCTCTGATCTCGCTGATAAGGGAGAGCGGGCAGACAGTTCTAAACTCCTCCTGAGCCTGGTGATGGAGAAAGGCTCCAGCGCCCGGAGGGTGATGTGGGAAACCTTTGTGAAAATGCGGATTGGTGTCGCAAAGTTTGACAAAAtactgaaagagatacaggaacaTG GTTATGTTCCGGTCCATCGACCCATCCGGGAGATTCCCAGGGGGCTGAAAG ATGTTcaacagaaacacaaggagacTCTGTGGGCACAAACGGAAACACTGAGAGTGAACACGAtcctgatgagggagaaggtgaagtttttccagctggttgatcGATACGCTGAGCTCACGGTCATTTCTACTGTTCGGGATCGGACACTGGTGGAACATGAGCTGCTGGCAAGAGGCAGAGACCATGAGGAGTGGAGAGCAAAACATCTCCGCAGACACCTGGAAAAAATCCGGACTGATCAGTTATTCCAGAGCAGCTTTTCCTGGAGTAACTCTAAATCTGGGAGaaaagcagcagtggctggagttgcAGGGATCGGGAAAACCACAATGGTACAAAAGATTGTTTATGACTGGGCCATAGGGAAAATATACCAGCAGTTCCAGTTTGTCTTTAGTTTCAAATTCCGGGATTTAAACTCCATTAACTGTAGAATAAACCTGAGAGAACTGATTCTGGATCGGTATCCCTACTTCGGGAATGTCCTGAGAGAGGTCTGGAAGAACCCAGAGGGATTGCTGTTTATATTTGATGGTTTGGATGAATTCAAACACAGAATCGATTTTGCTGACAGTCGGAGAGATACAGAACCCAAGCACCAGTGCCCAGATCCCGAGTGGTGGTGTGAAGTGTCCGATATCgtgtacagtttaatccagggcaagctgctcccagggtgttcagtgctggtgaCCACTCGTCCCACTGCATTACATTTATTGGAAAAGGCAGAGATCGGGAtttgggctgaaatcctgggATTTGTTGGTGAGGAACGGAAGGAATATTTCATCAGGCATTTTGAAGATGAAATGGTGGCAGCAGCTGTTTTCAAACACGTGGAGGAGAACGAGATCCTGTACACCATGAGCTACAACCCCTCCTACTGCTGGATCCTCGCTCTGGCACTGGGCCCCTTCTTCACGCAAAGAGTCAGGGACCCACAGCGAGTTCCCAAGACCATCACCCAACTATATTCCTACTATatttacaacatcctgaaaaaCCATGGTTGTGAGATTGAGAACCCCCGTGATGTGTTACTCAGGGTTGGTCAGATGGCCTTCAGAGGAGTGTCCGAGAAGAAGATTGTGTTTACAGATGGAGATTTGATCAACTACAGTCTGCAGCCTTCCCAGTTCCTGTCTGGGTTCctgatggagcttttggagagGGAGGATTCTGCCCGGTGTGTGGTTTACACATTCCCACACCTCACCATCCAAGAGTTTGTGGCTGCAGTCGCACAATTCCTGACTCTAAATCCTGGGGATATCCTGAAATTCCTCACTGAAGCCCACTATACGACAGATGGGCGATTTGAGGTATTTCTCCGTTTTGTTGCTGGTCTCTCCTCCCCAATGACAGCTCGGGGCCTGGAGGAGTTTCTGGGCCCATTTCCTCATCAAACAACCTGCCGGGTGATTGactgggtgaaggaggaggttaaACGTCAGAGTGGAAACACAGAGAGGAAAGGTGGTAAAAGGAGCCTCCTGAACACATTGCACTACCTATTTGAGTCTCAGAATTATGGACTGGTTCAGGCCGCACTGGAATCAGCAGAAGTACTTTCATTCAGTGGAATGACATTGACTCCGATTGACTGCGCGGTCCTGTCTCATGTCATTGGACTTTGTGGTACAATAAAACACCTCAACCTGCAGGAATGCCGCATTCAGTGTGAAGGAATCCAGCGGCTGGGACCCGTGCTGCACAGATGCCAGGAGTTGAG ACTCGGTGGTAATGAACTGGGAGACTTAGAAGTGAAACTGGTGTCTGTGGCTCTGAggaacccggagtgtaaaatacagaaactgtg GCTGAACCatgtcggtctcacagattctggaGGAAAATACTTCATCTCCGCTCTCAGTACAAGCCCATCACTGACGGAGCTGGACCTGAGTGGTaataaactgggagattcaggagtgaaactggtgtctgcaACTCTGAGAaacccggagtgtaaaatacagaaactgga gctgaACAGAgtcggtctcacagattctggtgtTGAGGATCTCGTCTCCGCTTTTAGTACAATCCCATCACTGACAGGGCTGGGCCTGAGTGGTaataaactgggagattcaggagtgaaactggtgtctgcggctctgaggaacccggagtgtaaaatacagacactgcg GCTGGAGAATGTtggtctcacagattctggtgtCGAGGATCTCGCCTCCGCTCTTCGTACAAACCCATCACTGACGGGGCTGGGCCTGAGTGGTaataaactgggagattcaggagtgagACTGATGTTTGCGGCTCTGAGGAAtccggagtgtaaaatacagacaCTGCG acTGAACAATGTGGATCTCACAGATGCTGGTGCCGAGGATCTCGTCTCCGCTCTCAGTACAAAACCATCACTCATGGGGCTGGACCTGGGATCAAACTCGCTCACAGACCGATCTGTCCCCGCTCTCCGCCACCTCATATTGAACCTCCCGAGTCTGAAGCAGATCTG GCTGGGGGACAATGAGTTCAGTGAGACCGGGGAGAAGGAACTGACACCTCTGCAGGGAGTCAGACCCGGACTGACAGTGATCCTGTGA